One Dermochelys coriacea isolate rDerCor1 chromosome 21, rDerCor1.pri.v4, whole genome shotgun sequence genomic window carries:
- the GPR37L1 gene encoding G-protein coupled receptor 37-like 1 — translation MALPWSLVLSLLVLKTSGAMAKPGTAPLIQGDRARPRQEHGDRGGGLGPDLPDDVLLGSPGKVWHPQDGHRVPPASGRLTRERLPRGTEDKDSKSVQQYMPGVRVEFPRPINPASLQPTKSLVPSSTDPAEYRDGTHTDLQGTDPRGNLPTVPDKRLQIQNPLYPVTENSYSAYAVMFLSLIVFAVGIIGNLSVMCIVWHNYYLKSAWNSILASLALWDFLVLFFCLPVVIFNEITKKRLLGDISCRIVPFMEVSSLGVTTFSLCALGIDRFHAATSPQLKMRLIEQCQSIIAKLAVIWVGSMTLSVPEILLWQLTQDMSPVSGVVTEYCTMKPSLELPESVYSLILTYQNARMWWYFGCYFCLPILFTVSCQLVTRRISSTEKKAECRASKRGQCERQLNCTVIGLTVTYGLCTIPENIGNVVVAYLSPDMSKQTLGLLSLINQFFLFFKCAVTPVLLLCLCKPLGQAFVDCCCCCCEECSQDTASSEGSSSDSKLKTEMSSSIFFDKPRASPPPIMALGTPC, via the exons ATGGCTTTGCCTTGGTCTCTCGTGCTTTCACTGCTGGTGCTGAAGACCTCAGGGGCCATGGCGAAGCCGGGCACTGCCCCGCTGATCCAGGGAGACCGTGCACGTCCCCGGCAGGAGCACGGGGACAGAGGAGGTGGTCTGGGGCCTGACCTACCAGACGATGTTCTGTTGGGGTCACCTGGGAAGGTGTGGCACCCACAGGACGGTCACCGGGTCCCGCCTGCCTCAGGACGGCTGACGAGGGAGCGGCTGCCCAGAGGGACTGAGGACAAGGACTCCAAGTCAGTCCAGCAGTACATGCCGGGGGTAAGGGTGGAGTTCCCCCGGCCCATCAACCCAGCCAGTCTACAGCCAACCAAGTCCCTGGTGCCGTCCAGCACAGACCCTGCTGAGTACCGAGATGGGACCCACACAGACCTGCAAGGCACAGACCCCCGTGGCAACCTCCCCACGGTGCCGGACAAACGTCTGCAGATCCAGAACCCCCTGTACCCGGTGACGGAGAACTCTTACAGCGCCTACGCTGTGATGTTCCTCTCCCTCATCGTCTTCGCCGTGGGCATCATCGGCAACCTGTCAGTCATGTGCATCGTCTGGCACAACTACTACCTGAAGAGCGCCTGGAACTCCATCCTGGCCAGTCTGGCTCTCTGGGACTTCCTTGTCCTCTTCTTCTGCCTCCCCGTGGTCATCTTCAACGAGATCACCAAGAAGAGGCTTCTGGGGGACATCTCCTGCCGCATCGTGCCCTTCATGGAG GTGTCTTCTTTAGGTGTCACCACCTTCAGCCTTTGTGCCCTGGGCATCGATAGGTTCCATGCAGCGACCAGCCCTCAGCTCAAGATGCGGCTCATAGAGCAATGCCAGTCTATCATTGCCAAGCTGGCGGTCATCTGGGTGGGCTCCATGACCCTCTCTGTGCCGGAGATTCTCCTCTGGCAGCTGACGCAGGACATGTCGCCAGTCTCCGGTGTGGTGACTGAGTACTGCACCATGAAGCCTTCACTGGAGCTGCCGGAGTCCGTCTACTCCCTGATCCTCACCTACCAAAACGCCAGGATGTGGTGGTATTTTGGCTGCTACTTCTGCCTGCCCATCCTCTTCACCGTGAGCTGCCAGCTGGTGACCCGAAGGATCAGCAGCACCGAGAAGAAGGCGGAGTGCCGGGCGTCCAAACGCGGCCAGTGTGAGAGGCAGCTCAACTGCACCGTCATAGGCCTGACGGTGACCTATGGCCTGTGCACCATCCCCGAGAACATCGGCAACGTCGTGGTGGCCTACCTGTCCCCAGATATGTCCAAGCAGACCTTGGGCCTGCTCAGCCTCATCAACCAGTTCTTCTTGTTCTTCAAGTGCGCCGTCACCCCCGTGCTGCTCCTCTGTCTCTGCAAGCCGCTGGGCCAGGCCTTCgtggactgctgctgctgctgttgtgaggaGTGTAGCCAGGACACAGCCTCCAGCGAGGGCAGCAGCTCAGACAGCAAGCTGAAGACAGAGATGTCCTCCTCCATCTTCTTCGACAAGCCCAGGGCATCGCCTCCCCCAATCATGGCCCTGGGCACGCCTTGCTGA